In the genome of Methanopyrus kandleri AV19, one region contains:
- the hisS gene encoding histidine--tRNA ligase — protein sequence MKVERPKGTRDFTPEEMRARRWLERYLLDVFRSYGYEEVLTPTFEHAKLFEEKSGEEILEEMYVFKDKKGRKLALRPEMTAPVVRFYNAELKTRPHPLKLAYIVNCFRYEQPQRGRWREFWQAGVEVFGSDRPEADVEVIELTYRIFDGILPSGAFEVRVGHLGILRGLLEEYGIGEDVQNKVAHLVDKGELDEVKTLLPAEPAEKALAVVTARSESEVEEAVSGKERAERALENLMEISDALREAGVDHELDFSVARGLDYYTGMVFEIHVPELGGGSQCAGGGRYDDLVKELGGPDVPAVGMAIGFDRLLLAAELYDRIPDGVEETRALLIPLVRSGKIWEIAAKLRKLGWVVNVEVSGKHIRKALSLADSLEYDYAVIVGERELKEGYVSVKNLKTGVQEEVPLDQLERAAEV from the coding sequence ATGAAGGTGGAGCGACCCAAGGGCACCCGCGACTTCACCCCGGAGGAGATGAGGGCACGCAGATGGCTGGAGCGGTACCTGTTGGACGTGTTCCGCTCTTACGGGTACGAGGAGGTCCTCACTCCCACCTTCGAGCATGCGAAGCTGTTCGAGGAGAAGTCCGGTGAGGAGATACTGGAAGAAATGTACGTGTTCAAGGACAAGAAGGGGAGGAAGCTTGCGCTCAGGCCGGAGATGACGGCGCCTGTCGTCCGGTTTTACAACGCGGAGCTGAAGACGCGACCTCACCCTCTCAAGCTGGCGTACATCGTGAACTGCTTCCGGTACGAGCAGCCGCAGCGGGGACGTTGGCGTGAGTTCTGGCAGGCCGGCGTGGAGGTGTTCGGCTCGGACCGCCCGGAGGCGGACGTCGAGGTGATCGAGCTGACCTACCGGATCTTCGACGGCATCTTGCCTTCCGGTGCCTTCGAAGTCCGGGTGGGACATCTGGGAATACTCCGGGGATTGCTCGAAGAGTACGGAATAGGTGAAGATGTACAGAACAAGGTAGCACACCTCGTCGACAAGGGCGAACTGGATGAAGTGAAGACGTTGCTACCGGCCGAGCCGGCCGAGAAGGCCCTAGCGGTGGTGACGGCGCGCTCGGAGTCCGAGGTGGAGGAGGCCGTGAGTGGGAAAGAACGCGCCGAGCGGGCCCTGGAGAACCTCATGGAAATCTCGGACGCGCTCCGGGAAGCGGGGGTCGACCACGAACTCGATTTCTCCGTCGCGAGAGGGTTGGATTACTACACCGGGATGGTGTTCGAAATACACGTGCCGGAGCTCGGTGGAGGATCCCAGTGCGCCGGTGGCGGCCGCTACGACGACCTGGTGAAGGAGCTCGGAGGACCCGACGTCCCGGCCGTCGGCATGGCCATAGGTTTCGACAGGCTCCTCCTCGCGGCCGAGCTGTACGACCGGATCCCGGACGGCGTGGAGGAAACCCGTGCCTTGCTGATACCGCTCGTGAGGTCGGGTAAGATCTGGGAGATAGCCGCGAAGCTGCGCAAGCTCGGGTGGGTGGTGAACGTAGAGGTTTCAGGAAAGCACATACGCAAGGCGCTCTCACTGGCGGACTCGCTCGAGTACGACTACGCCGTGATCGTAGGGGAGCGGGAGCTGAAGGAGGGATACGTGTCGGTGAAGAACCTGAAAACCGGGGTTCAGGAGGAAGTCCCGCTGGATCAACTCGAGAGGGCGGCTGAAGTATGA
- a CDS encoding RsmB/NOP family class I SAM-dependent RNA methyltransferase, producing the protein MTSRDAKTYEEAVEIVLRTLVKAERIKPTQYARRLVMKEMNPSREARSVSAGLLYSVLQKRGLLDEVIEDVLEITDDVTELDTWVRNAARIAVNEVVFEDGDPDEVADVLHGLVRRLANPGAAAIVKAFTLDLKDYEPPEPEDELDRLKWEYYHPRWLIERWMEMFGDPDEVVALLEANNRRPPLTIRVNTLKVDPEELAERLQRKYRVTVEPGRFLDEILKIPEGLPIGEMPEWEEGLFVIQDEAAALASAVLNPKPGEVVVDLCAAPGGKTTHMAQLMGGEGKIVAIDVDEVRMERLREIAERMGVLDCIETHLMDGREAPEKLGREFADAVLVDPPCSADGTIPKNPERRWRITPDELERLPKFQYELLKAGAEMVKPGGRLLYSTCSMFPEEDEEVVRRFLDEHPEFELLEVKVGDQGFDMPEACRLFPHRHETCGFFIALMGRTG; encoded by the coding sequence GTGACGTCTCGGGACGCTAAGACCTACGAGGAAGCCGTGGAGATAGTGCTCCGTACGCTGGTGAAAGCGGAGAGGATCAAACCCACGCAGTACGCCAGACGTCTGGTGATGAAGGAGATGAACCCCTCTCGAGAAGCCAGGTCCGTGTCCGCCGGGCTGCTGTACAGTGTGCTACAGAAACGCGGACTCTTGGACGAGGTAATAGAGGACGTCCTGGAGATCACGGATGACGTGACCGAGCTCGACACGTGGGTCAGGAACGCGGCACGGATCGCCGTGAACGAGGTCGTGTTCGAAGACGGCGACCCCGACGAGGTAGCCGACGTGCTACACGGGCTGGTCCGGAGGCTAGCCAATCCCGGGGCGGCGGCGATCGTGAAGGCGTTCACACTGGATTTGAAGGACTACGAACCTCCCGAGCCGGAGGACGAACTCGACAGGTTGAAGTGGGAGTACTACCATCCGCGGTGGCTGATCGAGCGATGGATGGAGATGTTCGGCGACCCTGACGAGGTGGTCGCCTTACTGGAAGCCAACAACCGAAGGCCGCCGCTGACCATCCGCGTGAACACCCTCAAGGTGGACCCTGAAGAGCTGGCGGAGCGGTTACAGAGGAAGTACCGGGTCACGGTCGAGCCGGGACGCTTCTTGGACGAAATACTGAAGATTCCCGAGGGACTTCCCATCGGAGAGATGCCGGAGTGGGAAGAGGGCCTCTTCGTGATCCAGGACGAGGCCGCGGCGCTCGCATCCGCAGTTCTCAACCCGAAACCCGGGGAGGTGGTCGTCGACCTTTGTGCGGCTCCGGGCGGTAAGACCACCCACATGGCGCAGCTGATGGGAGGAGAGGGCAAGATTGTGGCGATCGACGTGGACGAGGTTCGGATGGAACGTCTCCGGGAGATCGCGGAACGTATGGGCGTCCTCGACTGCATTGAAACACACCTGATGGACGGACGCGAAGCGCCCGAGAAGCTGGGTCGTGAGTTTGCCGACGCCGTGTTAGTCGATCCACCGTGCTCCGCCGACGGTACGATTCCGAAGAATCCCGAGCGCCGGTGGAGGATCACCCCGGATGAACTGGAACGACTGCCCAAGTTCCAGTACGAGCTCCTGAAAGCGGGTGCCGAAATGGTCAAACCGGGAGGTCGTCTGCTGTACTCCACGTGCTCGATGTTCCCCGAGGAGGATGAGGAGGTAGTCCGAAGGTTCTTGGATGAGCACCCCGAGTTCGAGCTGCTGGAAGTCAAGGTCGGTGACCAGGGGTTCGACATGCCCGAGGCGTGCCGACTGTTCCCGCACCGACATGAGACCTGTGGATTCTTCATAGCACTCATGGGACGGACCGGCTGA
- the hisI gene encoding phosphoribosyl-AMP cyclohydrolase → MSHVPLDPETARKVTSSLNYRFEIGGEPLVIAIAQDAENGDVLMTAFANEEAVYRTLTTGYAHYWSTSRREVWKKGEESGHVQRVVEVRVDCDKDAVLYVVEQEGGACHTGYRSCFYRRVTRDGSFEVVMDRVFNPDEVYR, encoded by the coding sequence ATGAGTCACGTACCACTGGATCCCGAGACCGCGCGGAAGGTCACGTCCTCCCTCAACTACCGGTTCGAGATCGGCGGGGAGCCGTTGGTGATCGCGATCGCCCAGGACGCCGAGAACGGTGATGTGTTGATGACGGCGTTCGCGAACGAGGAGGCGGTATACCGGACGCTCACGACGGGTTACGCCCACTACTGGAGCACGAGTCGGCGCGAGGTATGGAAGAAAGGGGAGGAGTCGGGTCACGTGCAACGGGTCGTCGAGGTCCGCGTGGACTGTGACAAAGACGCCGTCCTGTACGTGGTAGAGCAGGAAGGTGGGGCCTGCCACACCGGTTACAGGTCCTGTTTCTACCGACGCGTTACTCGGGACGGATCGTTCGAGGTCGTGATGGATCGAGTTTTCAACCCGGACGAGGTGTACCGTTAA